The Brachyhypopomus gauderio isolate BG-103 chromosome 17, BGAUD_0.2, whole genome shotgun sequence genome includes a window with the following:
- the LOC143481160 gene encoding uncharacterized protein LOC143481160, whose protein sequence is MERALGVDWCIESDSFRFRILVKNMPVTRRGILSVVNSIYDPLGFLSPFILLAKTIVQDLCRMKLSWDDEIPEDIANRWFAWLSDLSRFASFSVKRCIKPKGFGPVASAQLHHFSDASEKGYGVVSYIRIKNSHSQVCCSFLLVKSRVTPLKPVTVPRLELTAATIAVKMDKLMKRELRMDLKESVLWTDSTTVLRYIHNDGTRFKTFVANRVSVIRENTRPAQWRYVKTSSNPADHASRGMRAEHFMKCQSWMEGPDFLAKDESHWPVLSEFSRNISDDDVEVKRKVTVNIVKAIN, encoded by the coding sequence ATGGAGAGGGCACTCGGAGTGGACTGGTGCATAGAATCAGATTCCTTCAGGTTCCGCATCCTCGTGAAGAACATGCCTGTCACCAGAAGGGGTATCCTATCAGTCGTAAACTCTATTTATGACCCCCTTGGATTCCTGTCGCCATTCATTCTTCTCGCTAAGACCATCGTGCAGGATCTGTGTCGAATGAAACTTTCCTGGGATGATGAGATTCCTGAAGACATAGCAAACAGATGGTTTGCCTGGCTGTCCGACTTGAGCCGGTTCGCCAGCTTCTCTGTGAAGAGGTGCATCAAACCTAAGGGATTTGGTCCAGTAGCATCAGCACAGCTGCACCATTTCTCTGACGCTAGCGAGAAGGGCTACGGAGTTGTCAGCTACATTCGCATCAAGAACAGCCACAGTCAAGTCTGTTGCTCCTTTCTTCTTGTAAAATCCAGAGTGACACCGCTTAAGCCAGTCACTGTGCCACGTCTAGAGCTGACAGCCGCTACTATCGCGGTGAAAATGGACAAGCTCATGAAGCGAGAACTTCGGATGGACCTCAAAGAGTCTGTGCTATGGACAGATAGCACCACTGTCCTCCGATACATACACAATGATGGCACTCGCtttaaaacctttgtggctAATAGAGTGTCAGTAATCAGAGAGAACACAAGGCCAGCACAGTGGAGATATGTCAAGACTTCTTCTAATCCAGCTGACCACGCATCACGAGGAATGAGGGCAGAGCACTTCATGAAGTGTCAGAGTTGGATGGAAGGACCTGACTTCCTTGCCAAGGATGAGTCTCACTGGCCAGTTCTTTCAGAGTTCTCAAGAAATATAAGTGATGATGATGTTGAGGTGAAGCGCAAGGTCACCGTGAACATCGTCAAAGCCATCAACTAA